A stretch of the Desulfobacter sp. genome encodes the following:
- a CDS encoding nitronate monooxygenase, producing the protein MIETELTRRLGIKYPLIGGAMMSISTPEFVAAASNAGGMGILASTIYKTGEAFEAALDQTCALTDKPFAVNLSLFPAIQGVDNDLYLDIMEGRGLKIVETSGHSAPVELSKRFKEMGMTWIHKCVGPRYAKKVEGLGADLVTVVGYENGGATGNFDISTMVLIPVVKDAVNIPVIGGGGIVDGRGTAPALCLGACGVIMGTRLLATKECPIHDNIKQVLLNTTEIDTRLVMRSINATHRVLANPAAERCLELEAQSVDFKQILEVVSGLKAKSMYDKGDLREGIIACGQGIGLVEDIPNIKTLFDRIMEETAEIFARTTGCVVN; encoded by the coding sequence ATGATCGAAACCGAACTGACCCGCCGTCTGGGGATTAAATATCCCCTGATCGGCGGTGCCATGATGTCCATTTCCACCCCTGAATTTGTGGCTGCCGCCTCAAATGCCGGGGGCATGGGCATATTGGCCTCCACTATTTATAAGACAGGTGAAGCGTTTGAGGCTGCGCTGGATCAGACCTGCGCACTTACGGACAAACCTTTTGCCGTCAATTTAAGCCTGTTTCCAGCCATCCAGGGTGTGGACAATGACCTTTACCTGGATATCATGGAAGGCAGAGGCCTTAAAATTGTTGAGACTTCCGGCCATTCCGCGCCTGTGGAGTTGAGCAAACGCTTCAAGGAAATGGGCATGACCTGGATTCATAAGTGTGTGGGCCCCAGATACGCCAAAAAAGTGGAAGGCCTGGGCGCGGACCTGGTCACGGTGGTGGGGTATGAAAACGGAGGGGCCACGGGGAATTTTGATATTTCCACCATGGTTCTGATTCCGGTGGTCAAGGATGCGGTAAACATTCCTGTGATCGGCGGGGGCGGGATTGTTGACGGCCGCGGGACTGCCCCTGCCCTCTGCCTTGGGGCCTGCGGGGTCATTATGGGGACACGGCTTTTGGCCACCAAAGAATGCCCCATCCATGATAATATTAAACAGGTGCTTTTGAATACAACGGAAATCGATACCCGTCTGGTAATGAGGTCCATCAATGCCACCCACAGGGTGTTGGCCAACCCGGCGGCGGAACGCTGCCTGGAACTGGAAGCCCAGAGTGTGGATTTCAAGCAGATCCTGGAAGTGGTCTCGGGGTTAAAGGCCAAATCCATGTATGATAAAGGTGATCTCCGGGAAGGGATTATTGCCTGTGGCCAGGGGATTGGCTTGGTTGAGGATATTCCCAACATCAAAACATTGTTTGACCGGATCATGGAAGAGACGGCAGAGATATTTGCCCGCACAACGGGCTGTGTTGTAAATTAA
- a CDS encoding AMP-binding protein, giving the protein MMLPIFHCAQQALTLATLNVGGAVSVIRQFEPGQVMDIIEKDRLNLVFGLPIMYRALVGHPAVHDHNWDNLKTGLFAMAPMDQATLEACINVFKAEFPLATGQTECFPPTNIFHASRNLDKQGNYWGKSNLVLDTGVMDFKGNLLGPGEVGEIVWRGPLVMEGYYKDDEATAASREFGWQHSGDLGSFDADGQLLFVDRKKDMIKTGGKNVASIKVERAILEDSRVEQVAVVGLPDERWTEAVTAFVVPVKDSRLTPEEVIAHCRKELGKFEVPKQVIITDSLPLTSTGKVRKNILREKGK; this is encoded by the coding sequence ATGATGCTGCCTATTTTTCATTGTGCCCAGCAGGCGCTGACCCTGGCGACTTTGAATGTGGGCGGGGCTGTTTCCGTGATTCGGCAGTTTGAGCCCGGACAGGTCATGGATATTATTGAAAAAGACCGGCTGAACCTTGTTTTTGGTCTGCCCATTATGTATCGGGCCCTGGTCGGTCATCCAGCGGTCCATGATCACAATTGGGACAATTTAAAAACCGGCTTGTTTGCCATGGCTCCCATGGATCAGGCAACCCTGGAAGCCTGCATTAACGTTTTCAAGGCTGAATTTCCTCTGGCAACCGGCCAGACCGAGTGTTTCCCCCCCACCAATATTTTCCATGCCAGCCGTAATCTGGATAAGCAGGGAAATTATTGGGGTAAATCCAACCTGGTTCTGGATACCGGGGTGATGGATTTTAAAGGGAATCTGCTCGGGCCGGGTGAGGTGGGAGAGATTGTCTGGCGGGGGCCTTTGGTCATGGAAGGGTATTATAAGGATGATGAGGCAACTGCTGCCAGCCGTGAGTTTGGCTGGCAGCATTCCGGAGATCTGGGCTCCTTTGATGCGGATGGTCAGCTTTTGTTTGTGGACCGTAAAAAAGATATGATCAAGACCGGGGGAAAAAATGTGGCCTCGATCAAGGTGGAAAGAGCTATTTTAGAGGACAGCCGGGTAGAGCAGGTCGCTGTGGTGGGTCTGCCGGATGAACGGTGGACAGAGGCGGTGACTGCATTTGTGGTGCCGGTAAAAGACAGCCGTCTGACACCTGAAGAGGTGATTGCCCATTGCAGAAAGGAACTGGGCAAATTTGAGGTGCCCAAACAGGTTATTATCACAGACAGTCTTCCGTTGACCTCAACCGGCAAGGTCAGGAAGAACATACTTCGTGAAAAGGGAAAATAA
- a CDS encoding acetyl-CoA carboxylase biotin carboxylase subunit, with the protein MFEKILIANRGEIAVRVIQTCKDMGIKTVAVYSEADASALHRLEADEAVCIGPSDPGISYLNMDKIIDAAHKTGAQAIHPGYGFLSENHGFAEKCAQAELVFIGPSARVIREMGDKLTARKIMKAAGVPVVPGLSGSDASPADMLEKAEEMGFPVLIKASAGGGGKGIRIVNRAEEMEEAVAVASREAINAFGDGRVYLEKFFTQARHIEFQILADSQGNTVHLLERECSIQRRHQKIIEETPSMAVDPDLRQRMGKTACDAARAAGYVNAGTVEFLLDHQGRYYFLEMNTRLQVEHPITEFVTGIDLVRQQILVAAGTPLELSQSDIACRGHAIECRIYAEDPENGFFPSPGKIDWYEAPSGPGIRNDAGVYSGAMVPVEYDPILSKLTVHAETRDQAIAKMIKSLAAYVVIGVRTPVDFLADVLDCDSFRKGEVFTDFIDTHFSDWSPGADDADLACLAYIADELCPGKLSSGGAAQKDSAKVSTPFLTLGHWKL; encoded by the coding sequence ATGTTTGAAAAAATACTTATTGCAAACCGGGGAGAGATTGCGGTCCGGGTCATCCAGACCTGTAAGGATATGGGCATTAAGACCGTGGCGGTCTATTCCGAGGCTGATGCATCAGCCCTTCATCGCCTTGAAGCAGACGAGGCCGTGTGCATTGGTCCTTCAGATCCGGGGATCAGCTACCTGAATATGGATAAAATTATTGATGCCGCCCACAAAACAGGGGCCCAGGCCATTCATCCCGGATATGGGTTTTTGTCTGAAAATCATGGGTTTGCCGAAAAATGTGCCCAGGCAGAACTTGTGTTTATCGGGCCTTCGGCCAGGGTCATCCGGGAGATGGGAGATAAACTTACGGCCCGGAAAATAATGAAGGCCGCGGGTGTGCCTGTGGTCCCTGGGCTCTCCGGCAGTGACGCTAGTCCTGCGGATATGCTGGAAAAGGCAGAGGAGATGGGATTCCCGGTATTGATCAAGGCCAGTGCCGGAGGCGGAGGCAAAGGCATCCGCATTGTAAACCGGGCAGAAGAGATGGAAGAGGCCGTGGCAGTGGCATCCCGTGAAGCGATCAATGCATTTGGCGACGGCCGGGTGTATCTGGAAAAATTTTTCACCCAGGCCCGGCATATCGAGTTTCAGATTCTGGCGGACAGCCAGGGCAACACCGTTCATCTGCTGGAGAGGGAATGTTCCATCCAGCGCCGGCACCAGAAAATTATTGAAGAAACCCCTTCCATGGCCGTGGATCCTGACTTAAGACAGCGCATGGGAAAAACAGCCTGTGATGCGGCCAGGGCTGCCGGATATGTCAATGCCGGAACCGTTGAGTTTCTTCTGGACCACCAGGGCCGATACTATTTTCTGGAAATGAATACCCGGCTCCAGGTGGAACATCCCATTACCGAGTTTGTCACGGGCATTGATCTTGTCCGTCAGCAGATCCTTGTGGCCGCCGGAACGCCGTTAGAGTTGTCTCAGTCTGATATCGCTTGCCGGGGCCATGCCATTGAATGCCGGATTTATGCCGAAGATCCTGAAAACGGGTTTTTCCCCAGCCCCGGTAAAATTGACTGGTATGAAGCCCCTTCAGGGCCGGGCATCCGGAATGATGCCGGGGTCTATTCCGGGGCCATGGTCCCTGTGGAGTACGATCCGATTCTGTCCAAGCTTACGGTCCATGCCGAAACCCGGGACCAGGCCATTGCCAAGATGATCAAGTCTTTGGCCGCCTATGTGGTCATTGGCGTGCGGACCCCTGTGGATTTTCTTGCCGATGTTCTGGACTGTGATTCATTTAGAAAAGGCGAGGTGTTCACGGATTTTATCGACACCCATTTTTCTGACTGGTCACCTGGGGCAGATGATGCAGATTTGGCCTGTCTGGCCTATATTGCAGATGAGTTATGCCCAGGAAAGCTATCGTCCGGGGGGGCTGCCCAAAAAGATTCAGCAAAGGTTTCTACACCTTTTTTAACCCTTGGCCATTGGAAACTATAA
- a CDS encoding amidohydrolase family protein, giving the protein MMHGISPFQMEMDQHGQAIGVELAVAEAMASGTTCFEEFSDYNPDILKFMEKAGVRCQMTLRIREAQERIYEPGEIYTFDPAQAEKDLENSLDAFDRWQGSGQGRISILLGPQGPDFVSKKMLIKIKEKALERNTKIHMHVQQGDRETYQTLKRYNLRPIAFLDEIGYLDRHLIAVHLTDARADEAVLAASQGVSMILCSGSIGIIDGIVPPAKAFCDAGGKVALGSDQAPGNNCHNMFNEMKLTALFNKIRFQDPKVMPASQVLKMATIDGAKALGLDREIGSLEPGKQADFILVNLSTPTMAPVYTQPMRNLVPNLVYSARGHEVSTLAVNGKILYDKGCYLTLDLPHTLGRANQYAAGLGSRGTKNFKKINEANAQMMKHNLL; this is encoded by the coding sequence ATGATGCACGGAATCAGCCCCTTTCAGATGGAAATGGATCAACACGGCCAGGCTATAGGGGTTGAGCTGGCCGTGGCCGAAGCCATGGCATCAGGCACCACCTGCTTTGAAGAGTTCAGCGACTATAATCCGGACATTTTAAAATTCATGGAAAAAGCCGGGGTCAGATGCCAGATGACCCTCCGCATCCGGGAGGCCCAAGAACGGATATATGAGCCCGGAGAAATATATACCTTTGATCCGGCCCAGGCAGAAAAGGATCTTGAAAACAGCCTTGATGCCTTTGATCGATGGCAGGGGTCAGGCCAGGGACGGATCAGTATTTTACTGGGTCCCCAGGGGCCTGATTTTGTCAGTAAAAAAATGCTGATAAAAATCAAAGAAAAGGCCCTGGAACGGAACACAAAAATCCACATGCATGTCCAGCAGGGAGACAGGGAAACCTACCAGACCCTCAAACGATATAACCTGCGCCCCATTGCATTTCTGGACGAAATAGGCTATCTGGACCGCCACCTCATTGCCGTCCACCTGACCGATGCCAGGGCGGATGAGGCCGTTCTGGCCGCAAGTCAGGGGGTGTCCATGATCCTATGCTCAGGTTCCATCGGGATCATTGACGGGATTGTGCCGCCGGCCAAAGCATTTTGTGATGCCGGCGGAAAGGTGGCCTTAGGCTCTGACCAGGCACCGGGTAACAACTGTCATAATATGTTCAACGAGATGAAGCTGACAGCCCTGTTCAATAAAATCAGATTCCAGGACCCTAAGGTGATGCCGGCATCTCAGGTATTGAAAATGGCCACCATTGACGGGGCCAAGGCCCTGGGCCTGGACAGGGAAATCGGTTCCCTTGAGCCGGGCAAACAGGCGGATTTCATCCTGGTAAATTTGTCAACGCCGACCATGGCCCCTGTATATACCCAGCCCATGCGAAACCTGGTGCCCAACCTGGTATACTCTGCCAGGGGGCATGAGGTCTCAACCCTGGCCGTAAACGGTAAGATCTTATACGATAAAGGGTGCTACCTGACCCTGGATCTGCCCCACACCCTTGGCAGGGCAAACCAATACGCCGCCGGTCTGGGGTCCAGGGGAACAAAAAATTTTAAAAAAATAAACGAGGCCAATGCTCAAATGATGAAACATAACCTGCTTTGA
- a CDS encoding methylcrotonoyl-CoA carboxylase gives MDVIETRIDVNSENYQTNYKEMSSLVEDLNRELDISMNQRSEKALARHRESGKIPAEKKLELLLDRNTPFLEIAPLAAKGLYDGKIHKAGIVAGIGMVGGKECMVNMSDATIKGGSMYPLSVKKILRCQTIAMENRLPFINLMDSAGAFLPLQSEIFPDIDDGGRVFYNQARMSKMGIPQIVGVMGLCTAGGAYGVAMCDEIVHVKDHGAIFLGGPPLVKAATGDEVTADELGGPSVHCQESGVSDYFAEDDPQAIAMIRKIVKNLPENIKSQLSVKAATPPLYDPKELYGIVSPDLAKPYDIREVIARVVDGSEFLEFKEMYGPTLVTGWAHIHGYPVGILANNGILFSESAQKGTQFIQLCDKRKIPLVFIQNINGFIVGKAYEKGGITKDGHKMVNAVSNCTVPKFTMVVGASFGAGNYAMCGRAYSPRMLWMWPNAQIGVMGGAQAADVLISITNDQRRRMEQDEMTKDEVAAIRNPVLANAFKEGNAYYSTSQLWDDGIIDPAKSRDVLGLCISASLNAPLRDEEYGYGVFRM, from the coding sequence ATGGATGTGATCGAAACCCGGATAGACGTCAATTCAGAAAATTATCAGACCAATTACAAAGAGATGAGCTCCCTGGTGGAAGATTTGAACCGGGAATTGGATATCTCCATGAACCAGCGCTCTGAAAAGGCCCTGGCCCGGCACAGGGAATCAGGCAAGATCCCGGCCGAAAAAAAACTCGAACTGCTCTTAGACCGGAACACCCCCTTTCTCGAAATTGCCCCTTTGGCTGCCAAAGGATTGTATGACGGCAAAATTCACAAGGCAGGGATCGTTGCCGGTATTGGTATGGTCGGGGGTAAAGAGTGCATGGTGAACATGAGTGATGCCACCATCAAGGGCGGGTCCATGTATCCTCTGTCCGTGAAAAAAATTTTACGATGTCAGACCATTGCCATGGAAAATCGATTGCCCTTTATTAATCTAATGGATTCTGCCGGGGCATTTTTGCCCCTGCAGTCAGAGATTTTTCCTGACATAGATGACGGGGGACGGGTGTTTTACAACCAGGCCCGGATGTCCAAGATGGGAATTCCCCAGATTGTGGGGGTCATGGGCCTGTGTACGGCTGGCGGGGCCTACGGGGTTGCCATGTGTGACGAGATTGTCCATGTCAAGGATCACGGGGCTATTTTTTTGGGCGGTCCGCCCCTGGTCAAGGCGGCCACCGGCGATGAGGTCACGGCCGACGAACTGGGCGGTCCCTCTGTCCATTGCCAGGAATCAGGCGTTTCTGACTATTTTGCCGAAGATGATCCCCAGGCCATAGCCATGATCCGGAAGATTGTGAAGAACCTGCCGGAAAATATTAAATCCCAATTGTCTGTCAAGGCAGCTACCCCCCCCCTTTATGATCCAAAAGAGCTTTACGGTATTGTCAGCCCGGATCTTGCCAAGCCATACGATATCAGGGAGGTCATTGCCCGGGTGGTGGACGGCAGTGAATTTTTGGAGTTCAAGGAGATGTACGGTCCCACCCTGGTCACAGGCTGGGCCCATATTCACGGGTATCCCGTGGGCATTCTGGCCAATAATGGTATTTTATTTTCCGAAAGCGCCCAGAAAGGGACCCAGTTTATTCAGCTGTGTGACAAACGAAAGATTCCTTTGGTGTTTATCCAGAATATCAACGGGTTTATTGTGGGCAAGGCCTATGAAAAGGGCGGGATTACCAAGGACGGCCATAAAATGGTCAATGCCGTATCCAATTGCACGGTGCCTAAATTCACCATGGTTGTGGGCGCCTCTTTTGGGGCGGGCAATTATGCCATGTGCGGCAGGGCCTATTCCCCAAGGATGCTCTGGATGTGGCCCAATGCCCAGATCGGTGTCATGGGCGGTGCCCAGGCAGCGGATGTGCTGATTTCCATCACCAATGATCAGCGCCGGCGAATGGAACAGGACGAGATGACCAAAGACGAGGTGGCAGCCATACGCAACCCGGTGTTGGCCAATGCCTTTAAAGAAGGCAATGCCTATTATTCCACTTCCCAGCTCTGGGACGACGGGATCATTGATCCTGCAAAATCCAGGGACGTGCTGGGCTTGTGTATTTCAGCCTCCCTGAATGCACCCCTCAGGGATGAAGAATACGGGTATGGTGTTTTTAGAATGTAG
- a CDS encoding FAD-dependent oxidoreductase translates to MACSQGCTDELFNGRQVSCIGNARAGFETERNLFPAKQAKHIMVAGAGVTGLEAAVTAAGRGHKVSLYEKQEDIGGQIPIAAAPPHKGELMEYLRYYRAMLAKYDIQVFLNTQVTEELIQKETPDHLIIAQGAAPLIPPIQGIDSPRVKSAWDVLAQDPPLGKNVAVIGGGAVGLETAHFVASKGCLTPEMLHFLMTYKAIDSNRLRQYMFQGTSKVTVFEMLEKPGLDLGKSTRWILMGNLKRHKVEILTQAKVLSINQDTLTFDLKGQIDTQSFDSIILALGSKSVNTLEQVADKLGIPCSVIGDSKAPGKINHAIHGGFLAGAEV, encoded by the coding sequence GTGGCCTGCTCCCAAGGCTGTACAGATGAATTGTTCAACGGCAGGCAGGTCTCCTGCATCGGCAATGCCAGGGCCGGTTTTGAAACCGAGCGAAACCTTTTTCCGGCCAAACAGGCCAAACACATCATGGTTGCAGGCGCAGGTGTTACCGGTCTTGAAGCCGCTGTGACTGCCGCAGGCAGAGGCCACAAGGTCAGCCTCTATGAAAAACAAGAAGATATCGGCGGCCAGATCCCCATTGCCGCAGCCCCGCCCCATAAAGGCGAACTCATGGAGTATCTACGGTATTACCGGGCCATGCTGGCCAAGTATGATATCCAGGTATTTCTCAATACCCAGGTCACCGAAGAATTGATTCAAAAAGAGACACCGGATCATTTGATCATTGCCCAGGGTGCGGCCCCTCTTATACCTCCCATCCAGGGGATTGACAGCCCAAGGGTTAAATCCGCCTGGGATGTGCTGGCCCAGGACCCGCCTCTGGGTAAAAATGTGGCGGTGATCGGGGGAGGTGCCGTAGGTCTTGAAACCGCCCATTTTGTTGCCTCAAAGGGCTGTCTCACCCCTGAAATGCTTCACTTTCTCATGACCTATAAGGCCATTGATTCCAACCGGCTCAGGCAGTATATGTTCCAGGGCACCTCAAAGGTTACCGTCTTTGAAATGCTGGAAAAACCAGGCCTGGACCTGGGCAAATCCACCCGGTGGATCCTCATGGGCAATCTCAAACGCCACAAGGTAGAAATTCTCACCCAGGCAAAGGTTTTGTCCATCAATCAAGACACCCTGACCTTTGATCTTAAAGGACAGATCGATACCCAATCCTTTGATAGCATCATCCTGGCCCTGGGCTCAAAATCCGTGAACACCCTTGAACAGGTGGCAGACAAATTGGGCATCCCCTGTTCTGTCATAGGTGACAGCAAAGCCCCCGGAAAAATCAACCATGCAATTCACGGCGGTTTTTTAGCCGGGGCAGAGGTATAA
- a CDS encoding IS256 family transposase, translating to MTEENTEFDFQKALKGIQEGKPFTGKGGVLTSLIKNLAEAALEGELESHLGQEVSANRRNGKSKKTIKSLDGKFELKTPRDRAGTFSPQIVKKHQTTLSDEIERKIIALYGLGMSYNDMASHLQEIYGLEISNATLSTITDKIIHTVKEWQARPLENVYPIVWLDAIHYKVRENGKVGSKAVYTILGVNIEGRKEVLGLYISENEGANFWLQVLTDLSNRGVKDILIACVDGLKGFPEAIETIFPDTEVQLCVVHQIRNSLKYVGSKNKKEFMADLKRVYKAVNKDLAEEELDILENKWNDKYPIVIKSWRNNWERLSHFFKYPEEIRRIIYTTNTIEAVHRQFRKLTKTKGSFPNQDSLLKLLYMGIQNASKKWTMPIQNWSLTISQLAIFFEGRLDKELGI from the coding sequence ATGACCGAAGAAAACACCGAATTTGATTTTCAAAAAGCCCTTAAAGGCATCCAGGAAGGTAAACCCTTCACAGGTAAGGGCGGCGTCCTTACATCATTAATCAAAAATCTTGCTGAAGCTGCTCTTGAAGGAGAGTTGGAGTCCCATCTCGGGCAGGAAGTTTCTGCCAACCGCCGTAATGGAAAAAGCAAAAAGACCATTAAATCCCTGGATGGTAAATTTGAGCTAAAAACCCCGCGTGACAGGGCCGGAACCTTCTCTCCACAGATCGTCAAAAAACATCAGACAACGCTCAGCGATGAAATTGAAAGAAAGATAATAGCCCTTTACGGCCTGGGCATGAGTTATAATGATATGGCTTCCCATTTACAGGAAATCTATGGACTTGAGATTTCAAATGCCACTCTGAGCACCATTACCGATAAAATCATCCATACCGTCAAAGAATGGCAGGCCAGGCCGTTGGAAAATGTGTACCCAATCGTATGGCTTGATGCCATACATTATAAAGTACGAGAAAACGGAAAGGTCGGCAGCAAAGCCGTTTACACAATTCTTGGGGTGAATATCGAGGGCCGCAAAGAGGTTCTTGGGCTGTACATATCCGAGAATGAGGGTGCGAACTTCTGGCTGCAGGTGTTAACAGACCTTTCAAACCGAGGGGTAAAAGATATCCTGATTGCCTGTGTTGATGGTCTAAAAGGTTTTCCCGAGGCCATTGAGACCATATTCCCGGACACAGAAGTTCAACTCTGCGTAGTCCACCAGATCCGAAATTCATTGAAATACGTTGGTTCCAAAAATAAAAAGGAATTTATGGCAGATCTAAAACGTGTTTATAAAGCGGTCAATAAGGATCTGGCCGAAGAAGAACTGGATATCTTGGAAAATAAATGGAATGACAAATACCCGATTGTGATAAAATCCTGGCGGAACAACTGGGAACGCCTCAGTCATTTCTTTAAATATCCAGAAGAGATTCGACGGATAATATACACCACAAATACCATTGAGGCTGTGCATCGACAGTTTCGAAAACTGACCAAAACAAAGGGATCATTCCCGAACCAGGACAGCCTGTTAAAGCTGCTTTACATGGGGATCCAGAACGCCAGTAAAAAATGGACAATGCCGATTCAAAATTGGTCACTGACAATTTCCCAGTTGGCAATTTTCTTTGAAGGCCGGCTGGATAAAGAGCTGGGAATTTGA
- a CDS encoding helix-turn-helix transcriptional regulator → MTKTLSRSELRRAREREYRYRTILDAAESLFAHRGFLETSVEQIADKAEVSVGTVYFYFKNKEALLDQLFDESLFLLRSILGKKFEKADTPEQGIEMAGQAFFDEFCLEHTHKALILFREATSHGKKMENRRKKMSETISADLSKATDRLGREAGYTFRSPESPEIFANCILGVYEKMALHFLIDDHKPGQQKAMARDAVEFTIGGLARVTTHP, encoded by the coding sequence ATGACAAAAACGTTGTCCAGGTCCGAACTCAGACGGGCAAGGGAACGGGAGTACCGTTACCGGACCATTCTGGATGCGGCAGAATCCCTTTTTGCCCACCGAGGGTTTCTTGAGACCAGTGTGGAACAAATTGCGGACAAGGCAGAAGTCTCCGTTGGAACGGTATATTTTTATTTTAAAAACAAAGAAGCCCTTTTAGATCAATTGTTTGATGAGTCGCTGTTTCTGCTCCGGTCTATCCTTGGAAAAAAATTTGAAAAGGCCGACACCCCGGAACAGGGAATAGAAATGGCCGGCCAGGCGTTTTTTGATGAATTCTGTCTTGAGCATACCCACAAGGCCCTTATTCTGTTCAGGGAAGCCACAAGCCATGGGAAAAAAATGGAAAACCGCCGGAAAAAAATGTCCGAAACCATCTCTGCCGATTTGAGCAAAGCCACAGACCGATTAGGCAGGGAAGCCGGCTATACCTTTCGAAGTCCGGAGTCCCCAGAAATATTTGCCAACTGCATTCTGGGTGTCTATGAAAAAATGGCACTTCACTTTCTCATAGACGACCACAAACCGGGCCAGCAAAAAGCCATGGCCCGGGATGCCGTCGAATTCACCATAGGCGGCCTGGCAAGGGTCACCACCCACCCCTGA
- a CDS encoding NADH:flavin oxidoreductase: MMFPTLLSPISVNGLTLRNRIAYPSLGLLFSYDSKLNEKYYRFFEEIAQGGAGIVTVGPVGVDFIGAGFVPLSLAQNEAIDDFSKACALIKKQGASPWIQLFHGGAYTHPFLINNETPMAPSAVFSKYAKTTPRQMSIKDIHGVQTAFADAAVRAQKAGFEGVEIIGSAGYLITQFLSPLKNLRKDEYGGSFENRTRFPKEIVKMIREKVGPNFPIGVRMAGNDFVQGSTTDETTPKIARVYEAAGADILNVTGGWHESNIPQLPMELPRSGFSFLAMNIKQAVSIPVMASNRITTPGHAEKILVDGQADMVNLGRVLIADPFWPQKA, from the coding sequence ATGATGTTTCCCACACTTTTAAGTCCCATTTCTGTCAATGGTCTGACCCTGCGCAACAGAATTGCCTACCCCTCCCTGGGCCTGCTTTTTTCCTATGATTCAAAACTCAATGAAAAATATTATCGTTTTTTTGAAGAAATCGCCCAAGGGGGTGCCGGCATTGTCACGGTCGGACCTGTGGGGGTGGATTTTATCGGGGCCGGATTTGTTCCCCTGTCCCTGGCACAGAACGAGGCCATAGACGACTTTTCCAAGGCCTGCGCCCTGATCAAAAAACAGGGGGCCAGTCCCTGGATCCAGCTCTTTCACGGCGGGGCATACACCCATCCGTTTCTCATCAACAATGAGACCCCCATGGCCCCGTCTGCCGTGTTCTCAAAATACGCCAAAACCACCCCCAGGCAGATGAGCATCAAAGATATCCACGGAGTGCAGACCGCCTTTGCCGATGCAGCGGTCCGGGCCCAGAAAGCCGGGTTTGAGGGGGTGGAAATCATCGGGTCGGCCGGATATCTTATCACCCAGTTTTTATCTCCTTTGAAAAACCTGCGCAAGGACGAGTACGGGGGCAGCTTTGAAAACAGGACCCGGTTTCCCAAAGAGATTGTTAAAATGATCCGGGAAAAGGTTGGGCCCAATTTCCCCATCGGCGTGAGAATGGCAGGCAATGATTTTGTCCAGGGCTCGACCACAGATGAAACCACCCCGAAAATTGCCCGGGTTTATGAAGCTGCAGGCGCCGACATCCTCAATGTCACCGGCGGCTGGCATGAGTCGAACATTCCCCAATTGCCCATGGAACTGCCCAGGTCCGGGTTTTCATTCCTGGCCATGAACATCAAGCAGGCCGTGTCCATACCGGTGATGGCCTCCAACCGGATCACCACCCCGGGCCATGCTGAAAAAATCCTTGTGGACGGCCAGGCCGATATGGTCAACCTGGGCCGGGTCCTCATTGCAGATCCCTTCTGGCCCCAAAAGGCATAA
- a CDS encoding AMP-binding protein, translated as MDLALEKNLIQRVAVGDIFRRRAANSPDQVALRDYKSGEKVQFSFLELNRAMNQFANAAQKRGLAKGDRVALLGLNSFEYVIALYGCAKAGLTAVPINPGIAPEDVVYVLKHSEASAIVTDSLLVPLVDKIKPALSGITTMICIPTGEEAVSSDYILFSDFIGQESDLEPADVIIEDRDIFEILYTSGTTGKPKGVFIHHDAAYFSLCPAGADPGDFECGRGCFRDSAV; from the coding sequence ATGGATCTTGCACTGGAAAAGAATTTAATTCAAAGAGTGGCTGTGGGGGATATCTTTAGACGGCGTGCTGCCAACTCCCCGGACCAGGTTGCCCTCCGGGACTATAAAAGTGGAGAAAAAGTACAGTTTTCTTTTCTGGAATTGAACCGGGCCATGAATCAATTTGCCAATGCCGCACAAAAAAGAGGGCTTGCAAAGGGGGATCGTGTGGCCCTGCTCGGCCTGAATTCTTTTGAGTATGTTATTGCCCTTTACGGCTGTGCCAAGGCAGGTCTTACAGCCGTGCCCATCAATCCGGGAATTGCACCTGAAGATGTGGTCTATGTGCTCAAGCATTCAGAGGCATCTGCCATTGTCACAGACAGTCTTCTGGTTCCCCTGGTGGATAAGATTAAACCCGCCCTTTCTGGAATTACCACCATGATCTGCATTCCAACAGGGGAGGAGGCGGTCTCCTCGGATTATATCCTGTTCAGTGATTTTATTGGTCAGGAATCTGACCTTGAACCCGCAGATGTCATCATTGAGGACCGGGATATCTTTGAGATCCTTTATACCAGCGGTACCACAGGGAAACCCAAAGGGGTTTTCATCCACCATGATGCTGCCTATTTTTCATTGTGCCCAGCAGGCGCTGACCCTGGCGACTTTGAATGTGGGCGGGGCTGTTTCCGTGATTCGGCAGTTTGA